One Psychrobacillus glaciei genomic region harbors:
- the spoIIP gene encoding stage II sporulation protein P, producing MANSLKNLTSILLLLFLTPIIIATIQTPLSTQQKVENKKEDTPVVYAAQLESKPDITEIIEPKTAFVYFTHAHEAYRPILAEKGDKIAVYDSITNISSFQEQIAAQFAFHQVDTQFLEDHKPEVMDNYNTIRPFVKNAIAHSDYDIVLDIHRDALKAKVTTLQSGEETYAKFIFVIGGEHPNYRWNEQLAQNLSDQLNKIVPGISRGVIVKTGKGVDGVYNQDLAKNLLVVELGGVDNTEQEVDRSIAILAKAISNMFNQQIPS from the coding sequence ATGGCTAATTCCCTGAAGAATTTAACGAGCATTTTATTATTATTATTTTTAACTCCTATTATTATCGCTACAATCCAAACACCTCTTTCAACGCAACAAAAAGTAGAAAATAAAAAAGAGGACACGCCTGTAGTTTATGCGGCCCAATTAGAATCAAAACCGGACATCACTGAAATAATAGAACCTAAAACAGCTTTTGTGTATTTCACGCATGCTCATGAAGCTTATCGGCCAATACTTGCGGAAAAAGGAGATAAAATTGCAGTATATGATTCTATTACTAATATTTCTTCTTTTCAAGAGCAAATAGCTGCCCAATTTGCATTTCATCAAGTAGATACTCAGTTTTTAGAAGATCATAAGCCAGAAGTGATGGATAATTATAATACAATCCGACCATTTGTTAAAAATGCAATAGCACATAGTGATTATGATATTGTATTGGATATTCATAGAGACGCACTAAAAGCAAAAGTTACAACTCTTCAAAGTGGTGAAGAAACCTATGCAAAATTTATATTTGTTATTGGTGGAGAGCATCCAAACTACAGATGGAATGAACAACTAGCGCAAAATCTCTCTGATCAATTGAATAAAATAGTACCTGGCATCTCAAGAGGAGTTATAGTGAAAACTGGTAAAGGAGTAGATGGTGTTTACAACCAAGACCTTGCTAAAAATTTATTAGTTGTGGAACTTGGAGGTGTTGATAACACCGAACAAGAGGTAGACCGCTCCATCGCTATTTTAGCAAAGGCTATTTCAAATATGTTCAATCAGCAAATACCTTCTTAA
- the gpr gene encoding GPR endopeptidase, whose protein sequence is MWGRTDLLDESDEMVKHRTAEEKDVLTDSEGIKFEESRNGAVLITSIEVNENGEKRIGKKKGKYITLTDLTVNPDDQESFEALKKIFIQKLEEMHENLLLTKSSKVLIIGLGNSTITPDAIGPKAIEYLQGSSISQMESNVKVVMYAPGVTGQTGFETSNFIEAISKAFQPDLIVVLDALAARNSERLCKTIQLTNTGIHPGSGVGNERKEVSEEVYGIPVTAIGIPMVVDGPVLYADAMEHVIHYIASKIEEKESPSSALAVTPMVSNKKSSLDKKVLQPIFGEWVTWPTEEKRKLFEEVFVGKNSSLFVTPKETDAWVEQYAYLLSEGIETWITNR, encoded by the coding sequence ATGTGGGGACGAACTGATTTATTAGATGAATCTGATGAAATGGTAAAGCATCGAACCGCGGAAGAAAAAGACGTTTTAACAGATTCAGAAGGTATAAAATTTGAGGAAAGTCGCAACGGAGCAGTATTAATAACTTCCATCGAAGTAAATGAAAATGGGGAAAAAAGAATAGGAAAGAAAAAAGGGAAATATATAACACTAACTGATTTGACCGTTAATCCAGATGATCAAGAAAGTTTTGAAGCGTTAAAAAAAATTTTTATTCAAAAGCTAGAAGAGATGCATGAAAATTTATTATTAACTAAATCATCTAAAGTCTTAATAATTGGCTTGGGGAATTCTACCATTACTCCTGATGCCATTGGTCCGAAAGCGATTGAATATTTACAAGGTTCTTCTATATCGCAAATGGAAAGCAATGTAAAAGTGGTTATGTACGCTCCAGGAGTAACCGGACAAACTGGATTTGAAACAAGTAATTTTATTGAGGCGATAAGTAAAGCGTTTCAACCTGACTTAATCGTTGTTTTAGATGCACTTGCAGCGAGAAATAGTGAACGACTTTGTAAAACTATTCAACTTACAAATACAGGCATTCATCCTGGTTCCGGTGTAGGAAATGAAAGAAAAGAAGTTTCCGAAGAAGTTTACGGAATACCAGTAACTGCTATAGGTATCCCAATGGTAGTAGATGGTCCGGTTCTATACGCAGATGCAATGGAGCATGTTATTCATTATATTGCTTCTAAAATTGAAGAAAAAGAAAGTCCATCGTCTGCTTTAGCAGTGACTCCAATGGTATCAAACAAAAAATCTTCACTTGATAAAAAGGTGTTACAACCGATCTTTGGAGAATGGGTGACTTGGCCAACAGAAGAAAAAAGAAAGCTATTTGAGGAAGTCTTTGTTGGAAAAAACTCATCGTTATTTGTTACGCCAAAAGAAACTGATGCTTGGGTGGAACAATATGCGTATTTATTATCAGAGGGAATTGAAACGTGGATTACTAATAGATAA